The following DNA comes from Hypomesus transpacificus isolate Combined female chromosome 5, fHypTra1, whole genome shotgun sequence.
CAAGTAGAGCTAGACAACAGTAGCGTAACAGTCCAAGAGAATAGAACGAGGACACATTCGCAACATACTAGCTagcactaactagctagctagcttgcgtGTATATGATTAGGCTAGTCATCTCACCTTACATCGTTTTCAACCCAGGTACACAGACCGAAGGAGTTTTTAGTGGTAAGCTGTCTAGAATTTGTAAATCTGAAAAGCGTGAGTCTCACggcgaatgcgtgagacttgagaggcCAGTACTTTAGTGATGTTATAGGCTTATGAGGtcacattgttttttttactacagtagcctacctgGTCGAATTTGTAGCCTGGCTTGATGTTAATCTATTTGCTTTcaatcctctcctcactcctgcaATACCTCAGAAAGCGAGGTAAGGCTAGAAGGGATAGTTGCATGAAAAAGCTACTGTTTATCTAGGATTTCATGTTTGTAAATCAACAAGACTCCCACCATCAATTTCCTTTGTCTCCTCTGTCCAGTACTCCAACCTCTCCACAGATGACACATATAGTTTCCTCATGGAACTCCAAAAAAGCAGCACAATTGTGTTAGGAGAGCCGGAGACAACTTACATTACTTCCTCAGATAGCCAGGGCCCCCCCATTCGACCCAAAAGCCCCTGGGGTCGCCTCGACCCCTATGACTCCAGTGAGGTGACGCAACCACGTTCAATGTTGAAAAGGAGTCTACTGGTAGTGTTGCTTAGTTTACCTACTAGATATGTCACATTTACAGCAGGACCTGGACAGGGAGTATGTGGGCTTTGCCACTCTGCCCAACCAAGTACACAGGAAGTCAGTGAAGAAAGGTTTTGAGTTCACCCTGATGGTGGCAGGTGAGGATAGATACAGGGACTCCTTTGTGCATTAACTACCCTAAGGATAtatgttgttttggtgtgtcatCTTCTTTGTCATCTTCTGTTTCACTCTTCTCCCACGCTGAACCTCTCTTTCCATTCTTGTTCCTGTCTTTTCCCTCTCACCGTAGGAGAGTCTGGTCTGGGTAAATCCACTCTCATCAACAGTCTGTTCCTCACTGATCTGTACAAGGACAAGAACGTTCTTGAGGCTTCAGGTACTGAACTGCTTAGTATActaagagagaaagatgggccTATAGGTGTAACAAAACGCGAAGGCCGCATCCTTTCTGAAGGATTTTCTTTTCCCCCAGAGAAGATGGTTCAGACTGTGTCTATCACTAAGAAGACTGTTCTCATTGAGGAGAAAGGAGTGAAGCTCAAACTCAACATTGTGGACACACCGGGGTTTGGGGATGCTCTGAACAACTTACAATGGTATAGCCACATACTGTATAAGAGTTCTCTCTTCACTTCTCCTTCAGGCCTCCTAGATCTAGAGTGAGTAagaacgtgtatgtgtgtgtgtgcgttcatgtTCGATGGGAAGCTGGACAGTGTTGTCCGACTACATTGACCATAAGTTTGAGCAGTACCGCTTGGATGAAATCGGTCTTAACCGCAAGAACACCCAGGACCACAGAGTCCACTGCTGCCTGTACTTCATCTCCCCCTATGGCCACGGGTAGGAGACTCACCTCGGACACACTCACATGACAACATTGTTCATAATAATCCTTAATACGATGTACACTGAATCAAATGTGATTCTATGTTTGATCCAGCCTGAAGCCTTTGGATGTGGAGTGCATGAGAGCTCTCCAAGACAAGGTCAACATTATCCCTGTGTTGGCCAAAGCAGACAGCCTCACTAGGGTGGAAATCACACAGATGAAAGCCAGGGTTAGACTCTATTACCCTGCTGTCACTGACTGATATGAGCAAGTCAATTTAGGTTACCTTTCTCTtgatttctctctttccccctcctctctctttcttttgtagATTCTGAGTGAATTAGAGAAGTACAAAATTAAGATCTACCATTTTTCTGACTGTGACTCAGATGAAGATGAGGAATTCAAGCTACAGGAAATAGAGTTGAAAGTGAGAGCTGGCTTAAAGCCCCACAGC
Coding sequences within:
- the LOC124468269 gene encoding septin-4-like — encoded protein: MELQKSSTIVLGEPETTYITSSDSQGPPIRPKSPWGRLDPYDSSEDLDREYVGFATLPNQVHRKSVKKGFEFTLMVAGESGLGKSTLINSLFLTDLYKDKNVLEASEKMVQTVSITKKTVLIEEKGVKLKLNIVDTPGFGDALNNLQCWTVLSDYIDHKFEQYRLDEIGLNRKNTQDHRVHCCLYFISPYGHGLKPLDVECMRALQDKVNIIPVLAKADSLTRVEITQMKARILSELEKYKIKIYHFSDCDSDEDEEFKLQEIELKNSVPFAVIGSNAVVEGNGRRFRARLYPWGVVEVDNPVHSDFVHLRNMLVRTHMQDLKDVTQEIHYENYRAKWLCKNFDNDSDKPEVFVLESDGNNTITAAVN